In Vicia villosa cultivar HV-30 ecotype Madison, WI linkage group LG7, Vvil1.0, whole genome shotgun sequence, the DNA window CACAGCTGGATCTTTTGGAGCAATTTACATCTACAACCTCATCAATCAGTGGTATGCAACTTAACTTCTTATCTTTCATGTAATGAatctcaaaaaaataaaaattgaaagctataaacaGTTGTACCTTTGAAAACTCAATTGTTAGAGTATCGATGCCGTGTCTTACCGTGCCTGGCCGGCACATGTTAGAGTATCAATGTCGTGTCTTACGAGGGTGTCTGACACATGTTTGAATAGATGCCGTGTCCAGTGTCTGTATTGGTACTTCATAAGTCACTACTGATGTGGTAAAAACATACAGTTATACAGTTTTTGGTCTCAGTTGTTAATCTGAGATCTAATAACTTATTATTACAGAATTTTAAAATCAGTTTAAAATGATCATGGGCGATAGTTTGAAATTGGACAGTTGAGATAGATTGTGTGACATAGTTACTATATGCATTTATGTCTCAATGAGGATTCCCTTATGTGACAGAAACTGAAATGTTATAGTTACATCTTTGTAAGATCTTTCTTAGATTATTTTTTCTTTCTGTCTGATTTTGGGAAAATGATGACAACTATGAGAGCATTTCTGTTTTCCAGGTAATGAAAGCAATAACAGCTCTCTAAAACTTTCAATTCGAGACCAGCTTGCACAGTTGGTGGGAGACAGGGACGATGATTTCACCATTCCCTTAGGTAAAAACTTGAAGAAAGTGAGTGCAAAGTTCTTAACAACTTCACAAAGGAGAAATATCAAGAGACAGAATTATCTAAATGAAGTTTCTCAAAGAAATGATTCAACTTTTTTTGCAACAATAGGAGCATTTGTGATTCTTCCACCTCTTATAATACTAGGAATAGCTATATTAACTGGTTATGTACAGCTTTTACCTTAAGACATAATAAATTTAGTGATTCTGAATATAAATTTATACATATAGTAACTTAATTTCCATCACTGCATTACTTACTCTTCCTAAAACCATTTTTCAACTACTTTAATAAGTTAAAATCACAATAACCATAGTCATAAACACGa includes these proteins:
- the LOC131615852 gene encoding uncharacterized protein LOC131615852 → MAINLNLTTTSSFLTHKQYIKFSLPSSVTKRTCTAQSAGTDAGVSEDDSSLGSLSSTRAQLDLLEQFTSTTSSISGNESNNSSLKLSIRDQLAQLVGDRDDDFTIPLGKNLKKVSAKFLTTSQRRNIKRQNYLNEVSQRNDSTFFATIGAFVILPPLIILGIAILTGYVQLLP